The following proteins are co-located in the bacterium genome:
- a CDS encoding FG-GAP-like repeat-containing protein — protein MVAILMLWIMQLVPLNPAPRWSYYDDKARGISLADFNNDGWLDLSVAREAYPNYIFMNKHGILDTFPVWQSADFDPSVWCAWADYDNDSDLDLVIANCQFLGGRLKLYKNEAGSISTSPVWVGSKGGCWAGWADVDNDGDLDLAAIDMLQYPCVFYNNNGVLESNPSWQANDHDIDFSGGAWADINNDGWLDLVVGNINWAKPMLRVYYNHNGTLETTASWTSETPQILPVGGVSVADVNNDGWLDVACGNGAGAAMEDAPNFIFMNTGGTLETSPSWVSADVYNSIGVAFGDVDGDGYMDLACANIGRAACVYANNNGSLIAWPDWFSNVSGIHNVAWGDVDNDGLVASIDTFTVDGTKKLFYLSHYPVHKLQVIKVNNDTVPISDYCYDLVAGWFTLKNMPDSGNILTVEYTYSIDMELALSGNYLFENTNMGIEEVQSSKLEVQSVKLEVYPNPFSRKTEIRIQSIDYRLQSTDYRLTIYDLTGRLVKSFGSGDPKLPELNPDKIGMNPITVVWDGRDESGKLLPSGVYFCKLQVGNRSLTKQLLLME, from the coding sequence ATGGTAGCAATATTAATGCTATGGATTATGCAATTGGTTCCATTAAATCCTGCCCCTCGCTGGTCTTATTATGATGATAAGGCACGTGGTATCAGTTTAGCTGATTTCAACAATGATGGCTGGCTTGATTTATCAGTTGCTAGGGAGGCATATCCTAACTACATCTTTATGAATAAACATGGTATACTTGACACATTCCCAGTATGGCAATCGGCTGATTTTGACCCTTCTGTATGGTGTGCTTGGGCTGATTATGATAATGATAGTGACTTAGATTTGGTAATAGCGAATTGTCAATTTTTAGGTGGTAGGCTAAAACTGTACAAAAATGAGGCTGGCTCCATAAGTACTAGTCCGGTATGGGTAGGCTCAAAGGGTGGCTGCTGGGCTGGTTGGGCTGATGTAGACAATGATGGTGATTTGGATTTAGCTGCTATTGATATGCTACAATATCCTTGTGTATTTTACAATAATAATGGAGTACTTGAGTCTAATCCTTCATGGCAGGCTAATGACCACGATATTGACTTTTCAGGTGGTGCCTGGGCAGATATAAATAACGATGGCTGGCTTGACCTTGTAGTTGGTAATATTAACTGGGCAAAGCCTATGTTAAGAGTATATTATAACCACAATGGAACACTTGAGACTACAGCTTCTTGGACTTCTGAGACACCACAAATTCTTCCAGTCGGTGGTGTGTCAGTTGCTGATGTAAACAACGATGGCTGGCTTGATGTAGCTTGTGGAAATGGGGCAGGTGCGGCTATGGAAGATGCTCCTAACTTTATCTTTATGAATACAGGTGGAACACTTGAGACAAGTCCATCATGGGTATCAGCTGATGTCTACAACTCTATAGGGGTAGCATTTGGTGATGTAGATGGTGATGGTTATATGGATTTAGCGTGTGCAAACATAGGACGTGCTGCTTGTGTCTATGCAAATAATAATGGCAGTCTAATTGCTTGGCCTGATTGGTTCTCAAATGTCAGTGGTATACATAATGTAGCGTGGGGTGATGTTGACAATGATGGGCTTGTTGCAAGTATAGATACATTTACAGTTGATGGGACAAAGAAATTATTCTACTTATCGCATTACCCGGTTCATAAGTTACAAGTGATAAAGGTTAATAATGATACGGTTCCAATTAGTGATTACTGTTATGATTTGGTAGCTGGCTGGTTTACACTTAAGAATATGCCCGATTCTGGTAATATTTTGACAGTTGAATACACTTACTCAATAGATATGGAACTTGCCCTCTCTGGCAATTATCTATTTGAAAATACTAATATGGGTATTGAGGAAGTTCAAAGTTCAAAGTTAGAAGTGCAAAGTGTAAAATTAGAAGTCTATCCTAATCCATTCAGCAGAAAAACAGAAATCAGAATACAAAGTATAGATTACAGATTACAGAGTACAGATTACAGATTAACGATTTATGACCTAACTGGCAGATTAGTTAAGTCTTTTGGGTCAGGAGACCCAAAACTACCCGAGCTCAATCCCGATAAAATCGGGATGAACCCAATAACTGTTGTCTGGGATGGCAGAGATGAGAGTGGCAAGCTATTACCAAGTGGTGTATACTTCTGTAAGCTACAAGTTGGGAATAGGAGTCTAACCAAGCAACTGCTTTTAATGGAATGA